In Campylobacter sp. MIT 99-7217, one genomic interval encodes:
- a CDS encoding PepSY-like domain-containing protein codes for MKTKIIISSLILASLSLFANQTAVNQAPAPQPIAPYPAQPYPMPSHYGLPQNINDQIQKLYPGSFVVDIDLEAYGYEIKLNNRMELYFDMNGRFLGQKFDD; via the coding sequence ATGAAAACCAAAATTATCATCTCAAGTCTCATACTTGCAAGTTTAAGTCTTTTTGCAAATCAAACCGCTGTAAATCAAGCTCCAGCTCCTCAACCAATAGCACCTTATCCTGCACAGCCTTATCCAATGCCTTCTCATTATGGTTTGCCTCAAAATATAAACGATCAAATTCAAAAGCTTTATCCTGGAAGCTTTGTTGTGGATATTGATTTAGAAGCTTATGGATATGAGATTAAACTCAATAATAGAATGGAGCTTTATTTTGATATGAACGGAAGATTTTTGGGTCAAAAATTTGATGACTAA
- a CDS encoding 4Fe-4S dicluster domain-containing protein, which produces MQDFVYVKNDLLIPLGDEITIFEQANEEEVLISNEKSQKAQIYAPEINFYLKNSKDEILKQSKNVSKLYEARALVYDLGLDLEQSKSVGANLIIASEQNTPQNENLTSFLKEQGFKIIRLSYEELISVYGSIGELCAVVRSGAEELELDFDILLFEGTPRSDFTRQSGCYDLANFKDQNELLAFLKTLSPRYSYKTFFTYESKTCQYHERRSEHCAKCVEICPTTAILKDDENKHLEFSQIDCVDCGACVGICPSGSLDYAPMSRQSFLKLCKFYEGQKILLVSKDKSLESLNISLPQDTLPLMIEANAFLTPLHLLTLLQSSGANIAFYTGTLSEGLSENIDFLNAVFERKFNKKAIFLAQDEKELEACLEKLEFIENLCFDYHNNAQTTRESFAHRLKALIKDENLGVIESKNWLRYGQVKINADTCTLCLSCVGACNVGALIADTKENALKFNPSLCTTCGYCEQSCAEKDTLKLERSGFELESSYFEFKAMAKDELFACVKCGKEFATKKAVEKIANLMKPRFAGDESKILTLYCCADCKARVMIEAMGREFKL; this is translated from the coding sequence ATGCAAGATTTTGTTTATGTGAAGAATGATTTGTTGATTCCTTTGGGCGATGAGATAACCATATTCGAGCAAGCTAATGAAGAAGAGGTTTTAATCAGCAACGAAAAAAGCCAAAAAGCCCAAATTTACGCTCCAGAGATCAATTTTTATCTTAAAAACTCCAAAGATGAGATTTTAAAACAAAGTAAAAATGTTTCCAAGCTCTATGAGGCAAGGGCTTTGGTTTATGATTTGGGACTTGATTTGGAGCAAAGTAAAAGTGTGGGTGCAAATCTCATCATAGCTAGCGAGCAAAATACGCCCCAAAATGAGAATTTAACAAGCTTTTTAAAAGAACAAGGTTTTAAGATCATTAGACTTAGCTATGAAGAGTTAATTAGCGTTTATGGAAGTATAGGCGAGCTTTGTGCTGTGGTAAGAAGTGGGGCTGAAGAGCTTGAACTTGACTTTGATATTTTGCTCTTTGAAGGCACGCCAAGAAGTGATTTTACAAGGCAAAGTGGCTGTTATGATCTTGCAAATTTCAAGGATCAAAACGAACTTTTAGCCTTTTTAAAAACCTTAAGTCCAAGATACAGCTACAAAACCTTTTTTACTTACGAATCAAAAACCTGTCAATACCACGAAAGACGCAGCGAACACTGTGCAAAATGCGTAGAAATTTGTCCTACAACGGCGATTTTAAAAGATGATGAAAATAAACATTTGGAGTTTTCGCAGATTGATTGTGTGGATTGTGGTGCTTGTGTGGGAATTTGTCCCAGTGGCTCGCTTGATTACGCGCCTATGTCAAGGCAGAGTTTTTTAAAGCTTTGTAAATTTTATGAGGGGCAAAAGATTTTGCTTGTTTCTAAAGATAAATCCTTAGAAAGCCTAAATATCAGCCTCCCACAAGATACTTTGCCCTTGATGATAGAAGCAAATGCCTTTCTTACGCCTTTGCATCTTTTAACACTTTTGCAAAGTAGCGGAGCAAATATCGCCTTTTACACAGGCACTTTGAGTGAGGGTTTGAGTGAAAATATAGACTTTTTAAATGCTGTTTTTGAAAGAAAATTTAACAAAAAGGCTATTTTTTTAGCCCAAGATGAAAAAGAGCTTGAAGCCTGTCTTGAAAAGCTTGAATTTATAGAAAATCTTTGCTTTGATTATCACAACAACGCACAAACGACAAGAGAAAGCTTTGCTCATAGATTAAAAGCCCTGATCAAAGATGAAAATTTAGGTGTTATTGAGAGTAAAAACTGGCTAAGATATGGACAAGTAAAGATAAATGCTGATACTTGCACGCTTTGTCTTTCCTGTGTAGGTGCTTGTAATGTCGGCGCTCTCATCGCAGATACTAAGGAAAATGCTTTGAAATTTAATCCAAGCCTTTGCACCACCTGTGGATACTGCGAGCAAAGTTGTGCTGAAAAAGATACGCTAAAGCTTGAAAGAAGCGGTTTTGAGCTTGAAAGCTCGTATTTTGAGTTTAAAGCTATGGCAAAAGATGAGCTTTTTGCTTGCGTAAAATGTGGAAAAGAATTTGCGACAAAAAAAGCAGTAGAAAAGATCGCAAACCTTATGAAGCCAAGATTTGCAGGCGATGAGAGCAAAATTTTAACGCTTTATTGCTGTGCTGATTGTAAGGCTAGGGTTATGATAGAGGCTATGGGACGCGAGTTTAAGCTCTAA